One region of Primulina tabacum isolate GXHZ01 chromosome 1, ASM2559414v2, whole genome shotgun sequence genomic DNA includes:
- the LOC142556174 gene encoding outer envelope pore protein 24B, chloroplastic-like: MMKASFKARYEPDKASAAVTVTVNAGDFKLRASMTDATVVNGPCLNGLALAVEKPGFFIVDYNVPKNDIKFQFMNTIRVAEKPLNLTYIHSKCEERTIVDGCLVIDSVNKVSANHVLGTGNAKLKYTYLHGGLTTFEPSYDLGKNAWDFALSRRVYGNDVFRATYQTSSKNLGLEWSRSSKLNGSFKISASVNLAEERKTPKLCAETAWDFEM; this comes from the exons ATGATGAAAGCTTCGTTCAAAGCAAGATATGAGCCCGATAAGGCCTCCGCGGCCGTCACTGTCACCGTTAACGCCGGCGATTTCAAGCTTCGTGCGTCCATGACTGATGCCACCGTGGTCAACGGCCCATGCTTGAATGGCTTAGCCTTAGCCGTCGAGAAACCTGGCTTCTTCATTGTCGACTACAACGTCCCTAAAAAC GATATTAAGTTTCAGTTTATGAATACGATTAGGGTGGCTGAGAAACCGTTGAACTTGACTTACATTCACAGCAAATGTGAGGAACGGACGATAGTGGATGGATGTTTGGTGATTGATTCGGTCAATAAAGTTTCAGCTAATCATGTGCTTGGTACTGGCAATGCCAAGTTGAAGTATACTTATTTGCATGGAGGGTTGACGACTTTCGAGCCCAGCTACGATTTGGGGAAGAATGCTTGGGATTTTGCTCTTTCGCGCAGGGTTTATGGTAATGACGTGTTTCGGGCTACATATCAGACCTCTAGCAAGAACTTGGGGCTTGAGTGGtcgcggagctctaagttgaacgGCTCATTTAAG ATTTCAGCATCTGTCAACTTGGCGGAAGAACGAAAAACACCCAAGCTGTGTGCTGAGACTGCCTGGGACTTCGAAATGTGA
- the LOC142556182 gene encoding N-alpha-acetyltransferase MAK3-like, producing the protein MDQTKADFDVSEIEYVSYGGEHHLPLIMDLVDQELSEPYSIFTYRYFVYLWPQLSFLAFHKGKCVGTVVCKMGDHRHTFRGYIAMLVVINPYRGRGIATELVTRSIKVMVESGCEEVTLEAEVTNKGALALYGRLGFIRAKRLFRYYLNGVDAFRLKLMFPRMDSPNYYEPTNATTLTDHGMTPEADSAH; encoded by the exons ATGGACCAGACAAAAGCAGATTTTGATGTGTCGGAGATAGAGTATGTCAGCTATGGTGGAGAGCACCACCTGCCCCTGATAATGGACTTGGTTGATCAGGAGCTGAGTGAACCCTATTCCATCTTCACTTACAGATACTTTGTCTATCTCTGGCCACAACTGTCTTTCCTC GCATTCCACAAAGGCAAATGCGTGGGGACAGTGGTGTGCAAGATGGGAGATCATCGCCATACTTTCAGAGGATACATAGCCATGCTTGTGGTTATCAATCCTTACCGAGGCAGAGGAATTG CTACGGAACTTGTTACCAGATCAATTAAAGTGATGGTGGAATCAGGTTGTGAAGAG GTGACATTAGAAGCAGAAGTTACAAATAAAGGAGCACTAGCGCTATATGGTCGTCTGGGGTTTATTCGAGCGAAGAGGCTTTTCCGATATTACTTGAATGGGGTTGATGCTTTCAGGCTCAAGCTAATGTTTCCTCGCATGGACTCACCAAACTACTACGAGCCCACAAACGCAACCACCTTGACTGATCACGGAATGACACCTGAAGCAGATTCAGCGCACTAA
- the LOC142556201 gene encoding transcription factor BIM2-like isoform X2, with the protein MKSVKGHQEEEEDVYEDFVTGKDAPPPNNNTKDGKNSDKTNAIRSKHSVTEQRRRSKINERFQILRELIPNSDQKRDTASFLLEVIQYVQFLQEKVQKYEGPFQPWNSEPTKLMPWTQNAKNGSSPGSTYPGRFDENCVIGPTSMQASHQHPIEPDLVRDASCRSVEPKSELLSKAVGIPMPLQASMPVSSGNDGGISQTLKVTASDAQLPEYYMAADATNHQDELTVEGGTISISSTYSQGLLNSLTQALQSTGLDLSQANISVQINLGKRSNRGSIPLFSTTKDNVTSGNQPKGSFHDATYSEDFDQAQKRMKI; encoded by the exons ATGAAATCTGTTAAGGGTCATCAGGAGGAGGAGGAAGATGTGTACGAAGATTTTGTCACCGGGAAAGATGCCCCTCCACCCAACAATAACACCAAAG ATGGGAAAAACAGTGACAAGACGAATGCTATAAGGTCAAAGCACTCGGTTACAGAGCAGCGTCGCAGGAGCAAGATCAACGAGAG GTTTCAGATATTGAGAGAACTGATACCCAACAGCGATCAGAAGCGAGATACAGCCTCATTTTTATTGGAG GTGATTCAGTATGTACAATTTCTGCAGGAAAAGGTGCAGAAGTATGAGGGGCCATTCCAACCTTGGAATTCAGAGCCAACAAAGCTGATGCCATGG ACACAAAATGCAAAGAATGGATCTAGCCCTGGTTCAACATACCCTGGGCGGTTCGATGAAAATTGTGTGATCGGCCCCACAAGCATGCAAGCTAGTCATCAGCATCCCATTGAACCTGATCTTGTAAGAGATGCCTCCTGTAGATCAGTAGAACCAAAATCCGAACTTCTCAGCAAAGCAGTGGGCATACCCATGCCTCTACAGGCAAGTATGCCAGTTTCGAGTGGAAACGATGGTGGAATCTCCCAGACGTTAAAAGTGACAGCTTCAGATGCACAGTTACCCGAGTATTATATGGCTGCTGACGCTACTAACCATCAGGATGAACTGACAGTAGAGGGGGGAACAATCAGCATTTCAAGTACTTATTCCCAAGG GTTACTGAATTCGTTAACACAAGCACTTCAGAGCACTGGTTTGGATTTGTCTCaagccaacatttcagtacagatcaatcttggaaaaCGGTCAAATAGAGGATCAATTCCGTTGTTTTCAACAACCAAG GATAATGTTACTTCTGGAAACCAACCAAAAGGATCGTTTCATGATGCAACTTACAGTGAAGACTTTGATCAAGCTCAAAAACGGATGAAGATATGA
- the LOC142556201 gene encoding transcription factor BIM2-like isoform X1, which yields MKSVKGHQEEEEDVYEDFVTGKDAPPPNNNTKDGKNSDKTNAIRSKHSVTEQRRRSKINERFQILRELIPNSDQKRDTASFLLEVIQYVQFLQEKVQKYEGPFQPWNSEPTKLMPWRNSHWRSQNFVGQTQNAKNGSSPGSTYPGRFDENCVIGPTSMQASHQHPIEPDLVRDASCRSVEPKSELLSKAVGIPMPLQASMPVSSGNDGGISQTLKVTASDAQLPEYYMAADATNHQDELTVEGGTISISSTYSQGLLNSLTQALQSTGLDLSQANISVQINLGKRSNRGSIPLFSTTKDNVTSGNQPKGSFHDATYSEDFDQAQKRMKI from the exons ATGAAATCTGTTAAGGGTCATCAGGAGGAGGAGGAAGATGTGTACGAAGATTTTGTCACCGGGAAAGATGCCCCTCCACCCAACAATAACACCAAAG ATGGGAAAAACAGTGACAAGACGAATGCTATAAGGTCAAAGCACTCGGTTACAGAGCAGCGTCGCAGGAGCAAGATCAACGAGAG GTTTCAGATATTGAGAGAACTGATACCCAACAGCGATCAGAAGCGAGATACAGCCTCATTTTTATTGGAG GTGATTCAGTATGTACAATTTCTGCAGGAAAAGGTGCAGAAGTATGAGGGGCCATTCCAACCTTGGAATTCAGAGCCAACAAAGCTGATGCCATGG AGAAACAGTCATTGGCGTTCTCAAAATTTTGTTGGCCAGACACAAAATGCAAAGAATGGATCTAGCCCTGGTTCAACATACCCTGGGCGGTTCGATGAAAATTGTGTGATCGGCCCCACAAGCATGCAAGCTAGTCATCAGCATCCCATTGAACCTGATCTTGTAAGAGATGCCTCCTGTAGATCAGTAGAACCAAAATCCGAACTTCTCAGCAAAGCAGTGGGCATACCCATGCCTCTACAGGCAAGTATGCCAGTTTCGAGTGGAAACGATGGTGGAATCTCCCAGACGTTAAAAGTGACAGCTTCAGATGCACAGTTACCCGAGTATTATATGGCTGCTGACGCTACTAACCATCAGGATGAACTGACAGTAGAGGGGGGAACAATCAGCATTTCAAGTACTTATTCCCAAGG GTTACTGAATTCGTTAACACAAGCACTTCAGAGCACTGGTTTGGATTTGTCTCaagccaacatttcagtacagatcaatcttggaaaaCGGTCAAATAGAGGATCAATTCCGTTGTTTTCAACAACCAAG GATAATGTTACTTCTGGAAACCAACCAAAAGGATCGTTTCATGATGCAACTTACAGTGAAGACTTTGATCAAGCTCAAAAACGGATGAAGATATGA
- the LOC142520668 gene encoding LOW QUALITY PROTEIN: protein BIG GRAIN 1-like E (The sequence of the model RefSeq protein was modified relative to this genomic sequence to represent the inferred CDS: inserted 1 base in 1 codon; substituted 1 base at 1 genomic stop codon), with product MSVTCHSGLNKISFQWRNYSGELDVFEATQYFSGANETPGYISPNLEKXSRKKCXRMSLDWPNHVTKNQMKEKKKNKQPSSPGARIASFLNSLFNQKSVKKKKLKSGDTINDLEVENPVDQRRRSSSSISHFPVTNYAVDSKSIYSTSSSGFTTHVHANTPTKSYREFSSFSDPLQHAISGPKTSNENFKPGFLKNEYDVKTNTDYASSDEKPSSRNGSSTKVVRNWSSKASDHKKCSTNYWVENYYSSEGQEFRKFSHGGDSDSSSDLFDLPNYDLGFCSSTGLPVYEPTQMDRIKKSVSISRTATA from the exons ATGTCTGTAACTTGCCATTCAGGACTCAACAAGATTTCATTCCAATGGAGGAATTATTCCGGGGAGCTCGACGTCTTCGAGGCGACGCAGTACTTCTCCGGCGCCAATGAAACTCCAGGTTACATTTCTCCAAATCTTGAGA AATCGCGTAAAAAATGTTAACGGATGAGTCTAGACTGGCCGAATCACGTCACcaaaaatcaaatgaaagaaaagaagaaaaacaaacAGCCAAGCTCTCCAGGAGCAAGGATTGCCAGTTTTTTGAACTCTTTATTCAATCAAAAATCtgtaaagaagaagaaattgaaaTCAGGTGACACCATTAACGATCTTGAAGTAGAAAACCCCGTTGATCAGAGGAGAAGAAGCAGCAGCAGTATCAGCCATTTTCCAGTTACAAACTATGCTGTTGATTCGAAATCTATTTATTCAACTTCAAGTTCCGGTTTCACAACTCATGTTCATGCAAACACTCCCACAAAATCATACAGAGAATTCAGCAGCTTTTCTGATCCCCTTCAGCATGCAATTTCTGGGCCGAAAACGTCAAACGAAAATTTCAAGCCGGGTTTCTTAAAAAATGAGTATGATGTGAAAACAAACACAGATTACGCCTCGTCGGATGAGAAACCCAGTTCCAGAAATGGGTCTTCCACAAAAGTCGTCAGAAACTGGAGCTCCAAAGCTTCTGATCACAAGAAATGTTCAACAAATTATTGGGttgaaaattattattcatCCGAAGGACAGGAATTCCGAAAATTCAGCCATGGTGGAGATAGTGATTCAAGTTCTGATCTGTTCGATTTACCAAATTACGATTTGGGTTTTTGTTCAAGCACTGGTTTGCCAGTTTATGAACCAACTCAAATGGATAGGATCAAGAAAAGTGTATCAATTTCCAGAACTGCAACTGCGTAA
- the LOC142556213 gene encoding serine/threonine-protein kinase 1-like — translation MEFTHRSWRAGKPPPPKNSDPYSTIVIHDGSRDNVSSRDPKPDSDSTGIYATMIYKDDTNEDEEDSLPPLLKRLPKDFGGGGDDIMGSDDDDASASISGTMVVKTDRRMSNFSDRNMKVSSPYAKGRSSVTPFRERRSPRGRTVDEEESTGDFSTFVVRGRDENDENGDEDEMEDGMGTVVRRGGGGGGETMRKAVESMQKVGVMGYDRRRKSSGDSVGGSGRGVGEGSVGGGIRQLRHQGYVSSSSIPESMTREDPSTKYELLHELGKGSYGAVYKARDIRTSELVAIKVISLSEGEEGYEEIRGEIEMLQQCSHPNVVRYLGSYQGEEYLWIVMEYCGGGSVADLMNVTDDPLEEYQIAYICREALKGLSYLHSIFKVHRDIKGGNILLTDQGEVKLGDFGVAAQLTRTMSKRNTFIGTPHWMAPEVIQESRYDGKVDVWALGVSAIEMAEGLPPRATVHPMRVLFMISIEPAPMLEDKEKWSLVFHDFIAKCLTKDTRLRPTATEMLKHKFIEKCKSGASAMLPKIEKAKQIRASMAVQAHDIESGTIVSRDGPLENPTSHEAIVSTVPSRPQYDQHTTRAISLKDKEYPYNEVQSAMEGDYGTVVVHDKLEIDKLATPAALEFSAFTRHTGSPSVSGLGDKAVDPWMDIATDIGTPTEELQEPLTLSVSPEQNLKGNSIPQAMVGKGDRLNDASLTSEAVSRKALDKLWSIYSAGNTVPIPFLRATDISPIALLSDNVLGGWQRDNGGNVAMEAMQELFSSDAQPKKGRSRQNEVPLPPNVYQRLTSSPTLMNLAQALAYHKMCYEEMPLQEIQAAQEQQTIQNLSDTLRTILRL, via the exons ATGGAGTTCACGCACAGGTCGTGGCGAGCCGGGAAGCCCCCGCCACCGAAGAATTCCGACCCTTATTCTACGATCGTGATCCATGATGGTTCCAGAGACAACGTGTCGTCAAGAGATCCCAAACCGGACTCAGATTCAACGGGTATATATGCGACAATGATATATAAAGATGATACGAATGAGGACGAGGAAGATTCACTCCCTCCGCTGTTGAAACGACTTCCCAAAGACTTTGGTGGAGGCGGGGATGACATCATGGGGTCCGATGATGACGACGCGTCTGCCTCTATTTCTGGGACGATGGTTGTGAAGACTGACAGAAGAATGTCGAATTTTTCGGATAGAAATATGAAGGTATCTTCGCCTTATGCAAAGGGGAGGAGCTCGGTGACGCCGTTTAGGGAGAGGAGAAGCCCTAGAGGAAGAACTGTTGATGAAGAGGAGAGTACGGGTGATTTTTCGACATTTGTGGTTAGGGGGAGAGATGAAAACGATGAAAATGGGGATGAGGATGAGATGGAGGACGGAATGGGGACGGTGGTGAGAAGGGgtggcggtggtggaggtgagACAATGAGGAAGGCGGTGGAGAGTATGCAAAAGGTGGGAGTAATGGGATATGACAGGAGGAGGAAAAGTAGCGGCGATAGTGTTGGGGGGAGTGGCCGGGGCGTTGGCGAGGGAAGTGTTGGGGGAGGGATTAGACAGCTGAGGCACCAGGGGTACGTGTCCTCTAGCTCGATACCAGAGAGCATGACAAGGGAAGACCCCTCTACTAAGTACGAGTTGCTCCACGAACTTG GGAAAGGTTCATATGGAGCAGTGTATAAAGCTCGAGATATAAGAACTTCAGAATTGGTTGCTATCAAAGTTATATCATTGTCTGAAGGG GAGGAAGGTTATGAAGAGATTCGAGGTGAAATTGAGATGCTGCAGCAGTGTAGTCATCCAAATGTTGTTCGCTATCTTGGGAGCTACCAAGGAGAGGAATATCTTTGG ATAGTGATGGAGTACTGTGGGGGTGGAAGCGTTGCTGACTTGATGAATGTTACTGATGATCCTCTCGAGGAGTATCAAATAGCTTATATTTGCAGAGAAGCATTGAAG GGTCTATCCTATCTGCATTCAATTTTCAAGGTGCATAGAGATATTAAAGGCGGTAATATTTTGTTGACTGACCAGGGAGAGGTCAAGTTGG GTGATTTTGGTGTTGCTGCGCAGTTGACAAGAACCATGTCCAAGCGTAATACG TTTATTGGCACCCCTCATTGGATGGCTCCTGAAGTTATCCAAGAAAGCCGTTATGACGGCAAG GTAGATGTATGGGCTCTTGGAGTCTCTGCTATTGAAATGGCTGAG GGTCTTCCTCCAAGAGCAACTGTACATCCCATGAGG GTATTGTTTATGATTTCCATCGAACCTGCTCCAATGCTTGAGGATAAAGAAAAATG GTCACTCGTGTTTCATGACTTCATTGCAAAATGCCTTACTAAAGACACGAGGCTTCGGCCTACAGCAACTGAGATGCTGAAG CACAAATTCATTGAAAAATGTAAAAGTGGAGCTTCGGCAATGCTGCCAAAGATTGAGAAGGCTAAGCAAATAAGAGCATCAATGGCTGTGCAAGCTCACGATATTGAATCAGGAACGATAGTTTCAAGAGATGGT CCTCTAGAAAATCCAACCTCTCATGAAGCCATTGTTAGTACTGTTCCATCTAGGCCCCAATATGATCAGCATACTACTCGTGCTATTAGCTTAAAGGATAAAGAGTACCCATACAATGAGGTACAATCAGCTATGGAAG GTGATTATGGCACTGTGGTTGTTCATGATAAACTTGAGATTGATAAATTGGCTACTCCGGCAGCATTGGAATTCTCTGCTTTTACAAGACATACTGGAAGTCCTTCAGTCAGTGGGCTTGGAGATAAAGCAGTCGACCCTTG GATGGACATCGCTACCGATATAGGAACCCCAACTGAAGAATTACAAGAACCTCTGACTTTATCTGTCTCACCTGAGCAAAACCTTAAGGGCAATAGCATTCCCCAAGCAATGGTTGGCAAAGGTGATCGCTTGAATGATGCTTCACTTACTAGTGAGGCCGTCAGTAGAAAAGCATTGGATAAG CTTTGGTCCATATACTCTGCTGGTAACACCGTGCCAATTCCATTTCTGAGGGCAACTGATATATCTCCCATTGCACTTCTGTCTGATAACGTGCTCGGAGGATGGCAGAGGGACAATGGTGGGAACGTAGCCATGGAAGCCATGCAAGAGCTTTTTTCCAGCGATGCCCAGCCTAAAAAGGGTAGAAGCAGACAAAATGAG GTTCCCCTTCCTCCCAATGTATATCAAAGGCTTACTTCAAGTCCAACGCTGATGAATCTTGCCCAGGCATTAGCTTACCACAAGAT gTGCTATGAAGAAATGCCTCTTCAAGAAATTCAAGCTGCACAAGAACAACAAACCATTCAAAACCTCTCCGATACCCTTAGAACTATTTTACGATTGTAA